A segment of the Catenuloplanes nepalensis genome:
GCTGCTGCCGATCCTGGTGGCGTCGCCGGGGCTGCTGGCGGCGGCGCTGGCGTGCGTGCCGTTCGCGGCCCGGCTCTTCGATCAGGGCGGGTGGGCGCGGTTCGGCGGGATCGTGGTGTCGTTCACGGCGGTGTGGCTGGTGCTGACGCCGGTGCTGATCTGGGTTTATCACGGGCTGGCGCCGGGGCGGGCGCCGGGCTGGGTGCGGACCGTGCTGGTCGGGTCGTTCACGGCGGCGAACCTGTCGGGGTTCCTGCACGGGTTCATCCTGTTCTGCGCGCTGCCGCTGGATCTCGGGCTGCCGTTCGGCGGGCTGGACATGGTGGGCGGCGTGGTCGCGGTGGGGCTGTGGCTGTACCTGTTCCACGTGATCGTGCTGGCCGGGTTCGCGGCCAGCCGCGCCGGCTCCCGGCACGCGACGCCGGACCCGGCGACAGCATCCGAGCCGGACCAAGCAACAGAACCGGCCCAGACGGCAGAACCAGCCGCAGCGGCAGAACCCGACCAACCAACAGAACCGGCCAAGGCGGCAGAACCAGCCGAAGCAGCAGAACCACCCCAAGCAACAGAACCGGCCCGGACGGCAGAACCAGCCGAAGCGGCAGAACCGGGCCAAGCAGCGGAGCCGGCAGCAGGGCCCGCCATTCCGGCAGGGCCGACGGTGACTCCACAGGCGACGGGTCCGGAGAACACGGCGGCACGGCGCCCGCCGGCGGCGACAGCGCCCCGGTCGTAGCCGATGCCGCAGGCCCGGAACGTGGCGGCATCGGGGACGGTGCCGGAAGGGACGGCCCGGGCCGGGGGCGCGGGCGGCGCCGGGGGCGGGCGGCGTCGGGCCGCGGCGTCGGAGGGAGTGCGGGCGGGACGGGCGCTCGCTTTCCGGACCCTCGAATGATCTTGATCTGGTTCTAGGGAGCGGCGCGCCGACCCGCCGGGTGCGGACCGCCACCGTCGCGGAGATCAAGGCGGTCGCCCGGCGGCTGCTGGTGTCCGGCGGGCCCTCGGCGATCTCGCTGCGCGCGATCGGGCGCGAGATGGGGATGACCGCCCCCTGCGCTGTATCGATACTTTCCCGGCCTGGACGCGCTGGTCGGAGCGCTGTCGGCGGATCTGTTCGCGGAGCTGACCGCGGCCGTGCGGACCGTGCGGGACGAGTTCGCGGGCGAGCCGCCGATGGTGCGGCTGACCGGGATGGCGCACGCGTTCCGGCGGTGGAGCCTGGCGCATCCGCGGGAGTTCGCGCTGATGTTCGGCGGCGTGCGCGAGGAGTGTGACAGCTCCGGGTTCGCCGCGCTGTTCCTGGAGGAGCTGTCCGGCCCCACGGACCTGCTGGTGCTCGCGTGGAGCCGGGTGTTCGGGCTGCTCGCGCTGGAGGTCTTCGGGCACGTGCGGTGGGACTCGGAGCCGCTGTTCGCGAGGGAGCTCGATCTCCTCACGGAGGCGCTAGGCTCGCGGCCATGACGACCTCGCGGGCCGATGTGATCATCGTGGGTGCCGGGCACAACGGGCTGGTCTCCGCGATCCTGCTGGCCCGCGCGGGTCTGGACGTGGTGGTGCTGGAGGCGTCGGACGTGATCGGCGGCGCCGCGCGCACCGAGACGCCGTTCCCGCGGGTGCCCGGTCTGCGGCATTCGACCGGGTCGTACCTGCTCGGTCTGATGCCGCCGGAGTTGCTCCGCACGCTGGACGTGAGGATTCCGGTGCTGCGCCGCGACCCGCACTACTTCCTGCCCACGCCCGACGGGCCGTACCTGCTTTTCGGCCGCGACCGCGAGTCGACCCGGGCGCAGATGACGTCGTTCTTCTCGGCCGCGGACGTGGCCGCGGACGACGCGATGCAGGCGGAACTGGCCGCGCTGCGCGACGATCTGGCCCCGGCCTGGCTGGCCCCGCCGATGCCGGTCGAGGAGACCGCGTCCCGCTACATCCGGCCCTCGCTTCAGTCGGCCTTCGTCGACCTGGTGCGCGGTTCGGTGGCGGACTATCTCGCGCGGTTCGATTTCGCGTCGGAGCTGCTCGTCTCCATGTACGCGGTGACCGACGGCCTGTCCGGGCTCAACGCGGGCCCGGACGATCCCGGCACCGGCCACAACTTCCTGGCCCACAACATGTGCCGGCTGCCCGGCGCGGACGGCACCTGGATGATCGCCGAGGGCGGGATGGGCACGGTCTCCGCCACGTTCGCGGCCGCTGCGCGGAATTCAGGAGCCACAATCCTCGTGGGTACGGAGGTGAGCGCGATCACCGTCGACGGAGGCGCGGTGTCCGGCGTGACGCTGGCCGACGGCCGAGCCGTGACCGCGCCCGTCGTGCTGGGCGCGTGCGACCCCTACCGGCTGATGTCCCTGGTCCCGGCCGGCGCGCTGCCGCCGGCGCTGGTCTCGCGGATGGAGGCGGTGCGCCGGCCCGGGACGACGCTGAAGGTCAACCTGGCGCTCTCCGGGCTGCCGGACTTCTCCTGCCTGCCGCCGGGGTCGCCGAGCCCGTTCGGCGCCACGATCCACCTGCTGCCCGGTTCGTCCGCCGGTGGCGCGCCGATGCGGTCGCTGCGCCGGATGTGGGCGTCCGTGGTCGCGGGGGAGCTACCGGACGAGCCGACCATCGAGTGGTACCTGCACACCACCGTGGACCCGTCGTTGCAGGACCCGGCGGGACACCACTCGTCCGCGCTGTTCGTGCAGTCCGTGCCGTACGCGCTCGCCACCGGCACCTGGGAGGCGGCGCTGCCGTCCTACGTGGACCGGCTGCTGGACATCTGCTCTGCTTAC
Coding sequences within it:
- a CDS encoding TetR-like C-terminal domain-containing protein; this encodes MRTVRDEFAGEPPMVRLTGMAHAFRRWSLAHPREFALMFGGVREECDSSGFAALFLEELSGPTDLLVLAWSRVFGLLALEVFGHVRWDSEPLFARELDLLTEALGSRP
- a CDS encoding YhjD/YihY/BrkB family envelope integrity protein, giving the protein MGIFRPLKGRDLALHAAAITFYGGIAVVPVALLAIWAASILAGADGMRALANPAIDALPDRIGADRAAAGLLEAGLGLTPGLALAALLPATFYGEGLRRAFVSVAGPRESLAGWRGRVLLLPILVASPGLLAAALACVPFAARLFDQGGWARFGGIVVSFTAVWLVLTPVLIWVYHGLAPGRAPGWVRTVLVGSFTAANLSGFLHGFILFCALPLDLGLPFGGLDMVGGVVAVGLWLYLFHVIVLAGFAASRAGSRHATPDPATASEPDQATEPAQTAEPAAAAEPDQPTEPAKAAEPAEAAEPPQATEPARTAEPAEAAEPGQAAEPAAGPAIPAGPTVTPQATGPENTAARRPPAATAPRS
- a CDS encoding phytoene desaturase family protein, translating into MTTSRADVIIVGAGHNGLVSAILLARAGLDVVVLEASDVIGGAARTETPFPRVPGLRHSTGSYLLGLMPPELLRTLDVRIPVLRRDPHYFLPTPDGPYLLFGRDRESTRAQMTSFFSAADVAADDAMQAELAALRDDLAPAWLAPPMPVEETASRYIRPSLQSAFVDLVRGSVADYLARFDFASELLVSMYAVTDGLSGLNAGPDDPGTGHNFLAHNMCRLPGADGTWMIAEGGMGTVSATFAAAARNSGATILVGTEVSAITVDGGAVSGVTLADGRAVTAPVVLGACDPYRLMSLVPAGALPPALVSRMEAVRRPGTTLKVNLALSGLPDFSCLPPGSPSPFGATIHLLPGSSAGGAPMRSLRRMWASVVAGELPDEPTIEWYLHTTVDPSLQDPAGHHSSALFVQSVPYALATGTWEAALPSYVDRLLDICSAYAPGTRDLVADVVPLTPPGIESHFGITGGHIHHVDNTVSFTDRMPYATGLDGLYAGSAGTFPAGSVIGAAGHNAARAILSDLGR